In one Arenibacter antarcticus genomic region, the following are encoded:
- a CDS encoding Crp/Fnr family transcriptional regulator, with protein MNLKKSTTYFDEIRNNPLFSDINNESLLELIAISTPCNWPEKTCILQSGQALRRFYIITFGMVKAYDYDSENNRELVLSLLTKNDVLNICSLINEASTDLYYETLSPTQVLYIPVNLMRDWTTKNPVFYKQILVYVLKKMDQLENVVSDICLKDTSTRLAKLLLRYINKSTNKIEVINGFTHDQLAALIGTTRAVLNRHLQDFKEEGILDIKRKHIEIIDSSLLHKKVPSYLI; from the coding sequence ATGAATTTAAAAAAGTCTACCACATATTTTGATGAAATTCGGAATAATCCACTTTTTTCCGATATTAATAATGAATCCTTATTGGAATTAATAGCCATTTCAACTCCCTGTAATTGGCCTGAAAAGACCTGTATCTTACAGTCGGGTCAAGCCTTGCGTAGATTTTACATTATAACTTTCGGAATGGTGAAAGCCTACGACTACGATTCCGAGAACAATAGGGAATTGGTCTTATCTTTACTGACCAAAAACGATGTTTTAAATATTTGTTCCTTGATCAATGAGGCCAGCACCGATCTATATTATGAAACTCTGTCTCCTACCCAAGTCCTTTACATCCCTGTGAACCTTATGCGAGATTGGACCACAAAAAACCCCGTTTTTTATAAGCAAATATTAGTTTATGTTTTAAAAAAAATGGATCAATTAGAGAATGTTGTATCCGACATTTGCCTAAAGGACACCTCAACACGCTTGGCTAAACTTCTGCTGCGTTATATAAATAAATCGACCAATAAAATAGAAGTGATCAACGGATTCACCCATGATCAACTGGCAGCATTGATCGGAACAACACGGGCAGTTTTAAATAGACACCTTCAGGATTTTAAAGAAGAGGGCATACTAGATATTAAAAGAAAGCATATAGAAATTATAGATTCCTCCCTTTTACATAAAAAGGTTCCTTCCTACCTCATTTAA
- a CDS encoding LytTR family DNA-binding domain-containing protein, with product MKSSKLKCILIDDSAIQRRAISKLIKENKSLVLLHEFGNGEIAKDFLALNVVDLIFLDIEMPLISGFDLLESLDEKPQIIVISGSAEHAMKAFDYDVADYLKKPLDKKRFDNAVKKAAINHKIVNTEEIEQEFIYINHQLKKTKLILNEILWVEANGDYIKIISKERNMLILSTMKAFADNLPSDKFLRIHKSFIVNLDKIDKFNGSSVEIDGKVIPLSRHKKELLKKALIIIE from the coding sequence ATGAAAAGCAGTAAATTAAAATGTATTCTAATAGACGATTCAGCAATTCAGAGACGTGCCATTTCAAAACTGATAAAGGAAAACAAAAGCCTTGTTTTATTACATGAATTTGGAAATGGTGAAATAGCGAAAGACTTTCTTGCGCTCAACGTTGTCGATTTAATTTTTCTGGATATTGAAATGCCCCTGATCAGCGGATTTGATCTCCTAGAATCCTTGGACGAAAAGCCACAGATAATTGTAATTTCGGGTAGTGCAGAGCATGCCATGAAAGCTTTTGATTACGATGTTGCGGATTATTTAAAAAAACCCTTGGACAAAAAAAGATTTGATAACGCGGTCAAAAAAGCGGCTATTAACCACAAAATAGTAAATACCGAGGAAATTGAACAGGAATTTATTTATATAAATCATCAGTTAAAAAAGACTAAGCTGATTTTAAATGAAATTTTATGGGTCGAAGCCAATGGCGATTATATAAAAATAATTTCCAAAGAACGAAACATGCTGATCCTATCGACCATGAAAGCTTTTGCCGATAATCTACCCTCAGATAAATTTCTACGGATCCATAAATCCTTTATCGTTAATCTCGATAAAATAGACAAATTCAATGGCTCCAGTGTTGAAATAGATGGTAAAGTCATTCCTTTAAGTCGACATAAAAAAGAACTATTAAAAAAAGCTCTAATAATTATAGAGTAG